The following are from one region of the Fusarium keratoplasticum isolate Fu6.1 chromosome 4, whole genome shotgun sequence genome:
- a CDS encoding Copper transport protein yields MSHDMGSMDSGGAACKVEMLWNWNTIDACFLAESWQIQNSGMMVATCIGVILLVVLVEFFRRMGKEYDALLQRQFHRQATTHGVAMAAAGCTGAVMPTRQTLTYRASPLQQLVRSVIHAMTFAGAYIIMLLAMYFNGYVIISIFIGSGLGKFFCDWLVVKIDLEGLEGDESKPKGIEETTVCCG; encoded by the exons ATGAGCCACGACATGGGAAGCATGGATAGCGGCGGTGCCGCGTGCAAGGTGGAG ATGCTTTGGAACTGGAACACAATTGATGCGTGCTTCCTCGCCGAATCATGGCAAATCCAGAACTCGGGCATGATGGTTGCCACCTGCATCGGCGTCATCCTGCTAGTCGTCCTTGTCGAGTTCTTCCGTCGCATGGGCAAGGAGTATGATGCTCTACTACAACGGCAATTCCACCGCCAGGCGACAACTCACGgcgtcgccatggccgccgcGGGCTGCACCGGCGCCGTCATGCCCACGCGGCAAACCCTCACCTACCGGGCCTCGCCTCTGCAGCAGCTGGTGCGCTCCGTCATTCACGCCATGACTTTTGCGGGCGCCTACATCATCATGCTGCTCGCCATGTACTTTAACGGATatgtcatcatcagcatctttATCGGCAGCGGCCTGGGCAAGTTCTTTTGTGACTGGTTGGTGGTCAAGATTGATCTTGAGGGGCTGGAGGGTGACGAGAGCAAGCCCAAGGGCATCGAGGAGACGACAGTCTGCTGCGGTTGA